One Nocardioides luti DNA window includes the following coding sequences:
- a CDS encoding ABC transporter substrate-binding protein: MNPTRRRFLVGLSALAVAPALAACGADSSPGAATDTGGSGAAGAGGAEEGAFPVTIAHKYGETELTAAPTRIVCVGLTEQDALLAVGLVPVGVTKWFGDAKGAIFPWATEALGDGALPQVLDSANGVEIEKIAALAPDLIIGQYAGVTEKEYALLSKLAPTVVQSGEYADYGMPWEEMATNIGAAVGRPAAMRTVVDGVKALVAEQAAAHPEFAGKTAACITPYEGLFVYGPEDPRSRMLTDLGFTFPEILQGDDGEFGVSLSAERTADLEQVDVAVWLDLNADKAVASVFGKTDTSKEGRFVDISDADGDYYVAHSWATPLSIPYVLERYVPQLAAAVDGDPDTEVPAA; this comes from the coding sequence ATGAACCCCACCCGTCGCCGCTTCCTCGTCGGCCTCTCCGCCCTGGCCGTCGCCCCGGCCCTCGCCGCCTGCGGCGCCGACTCCTCGCCGGGCGCGGCGACCGACACGGGAGGCTCCGGCGCGGCCGGCGCCGGCGGCGCCGAGGAGGGCGCCTTCCCGGTCACGATCGCCCACAAGTACGGCGAGACCGAGCTGACCGCGGCCCCGACCCGGATCGTCTGCGTCGGCCTCACCGAGCAGGACGCGCTGCTCGCGGTCGGGCTGGTGCCGGTCGGCGTCACGAAGTGGTTCGGCGACGCGAAGGGCGCGATCTTCCCGTGGGCGACCGAGGCGCTCGGCGACGGCGCCCTGCCGCAGGTGCTCGACTCCGCCAACGGGGTCGAGATCGAGAAGATCGCGGCGCTGGCCCCCGACCTGATCATCGGGCAGTACGCCGGTGTCACCGAGAAGGAGTACGCCCTCCTCTCGAAGCTCGCCCCGACCGTCGTCCAGTCGGGGGAGTACGCCGACTACGGGATGCCCTGGGAGGAGATGGCCACCAACATCGGGGCCGCGGTCGGCCGCCCGGCCGCGATGAGGACGGTCGTCGACGGGGTGAAGGCGCTCGTCGCCGAGCAGGCCGCCGCGCACCCGGAGTTCGCCGGCAAGACGGCCGCCTGCATCACGCCGTACGAGGGTCTCTTCGTCTACGGCCCCGAGGACCCGCGCTCGCGGATGCTGACCGACCTCGGCTTCACCTTCCCCGAGATCCTGCAGGGCGACGACGGCGAGTTCGGCGTCTCGCTGAGTGCCGAGCGGACCGCCGACCTCGAGCAGGTCGACGTCGCCGTGTGGCTCGACCTCAACGCCGACAAGGCGGTCGCCTCGGTGTTCGGGAAGACCGACACGTCGAAGGAGGGCCGCTTCGTCGACATCAGCGACGCGGACGGCGACTACTACGTTGCGCACAGCTGGGCGACGCCGCTGAGCATCCCCTACGTCCTCGAGCGCTACGTGCCGCAGCTGGCCGCGGCCGTCGACGGCGACCCGGACACCGAGGTGCCGGCGGCCTGA
- a CDS encoding iron chelate uptake ABC transporter family permease subunit, which yields MTSPATSARTSYAAPLRVGPASWLVPVRAGAVSVVGLGLLALLVALDLAHGDFVIPLGDVARTLLGGGDAGQQFIVRELRLPQTTVAVLVGAALGLAGALTQTFARNPLASPDILGVTDGASAGAVAVIVLSGASGYGAGLVTGPLQEVGLPLAALAGGLGTAVLLYLLSWRRGIDGQRLVLIGIGLSAALTATTSWLLVKARIQDAASAQVWLNGSLTSRGWEQAVPLMWTLAVLAPLALLLVRSLNALQLGDDSARGLGVRLQWTQLLVLLTAVGLASVAVSAVGPLDFVAFVVPQVALRLTGGSRPPVLASMVLGGCLVVGADLVTRVVLPFALPAGLVTAAIGAPYLLWLLLRTNRKASA from the coding sequence GTGACGAGCCCGGCGACGAGCGCCCGGACGTCGTACGCCGCTCCCCTGCGCGTCGGCCCGGCCTCGTGGCTGGTGCCGGTCCGCGCCGGCGCGGTGTCCGTGGTCGGGCTGGGCCTGCTCGCGCTGCTCGTGGCGCTGGACCTCGCCCACGGCGACTTCGTCATCCCGCTCGGCGACGTGGCGCGCACCTTGCTCGGCGGCGGCGACGCCGGCCAGCAGTTCATCGTGCGCGAGCTGCGCCTGCCGCAGACCACGGTCGCGGTGCTGGTCGGCGCCGCGCTCGGCCTGGCCGGCGCGCTGACCCAGACCTTCGCCCGCAACCCGCTCGCCAGCCCGGACATCCTCGGTGTCACCGACGGCGCCTCGGCCGGGGCGGTCGCGGTGATCGTGCTCTCCGGCGCGAGCGGGTACGGCGCCGGGCTGGTCACGGGCCCGCTGCAGGAGGTCGGCCTGCCACTGGCCGCGCTCGCCGGCGGGCTCGGCACGGCGGTGCTGCTCTACCTGCTGTCCTGGCGCCGCGGCATCGACGGCCAGCGGCTGGTGCTGATCGGGATCGGCCTCAGCGCGGCACTCACCGCGACGACCTCGTGGCTGCTGGTGAAGGCGCGCATCCAGGACGCCGCCAGCGCCCAGGTCTGGCTGAACGGCTCGCTCACCTCCCGCGGGTGGGAGCAGGCCGTGCCGCTCATGTGGACGCTGGCCGTGCTCGCCCCGCTCGCGCTGCTCCTCGTCCGGTCGCTCAACGCGCTCCAGCTCGGCGACGACAGCGCCCGCGGCCTCGGCGTACGCCTCCAGTGGACCCAGCTGCTCGTCCTGCTCACCGCGGTCGGGCTGGCGTCGGTCGCCGTGTCCGCGGTCGGGCCGCTCGACTTCGTCGCCTTCGTCGTCCCCCAGGTCGCGCTCCGGCTCACCGGCGGCTCCCGCCCGCCGGTCCTGGCCTCGATGGTGCTGGGCGGCTGCCTGGTCGTCGGCGCCGACCTGGTCACCCGCGTGGTGCTGCCGTTCGCCCTGCCCGCCGGGCTCGTCACGGCCGCGATCGGCGCGCCGTACCTCCTCTGGCTCCTGCTCCGCACCAACCGGAAGGCCTCCGCATGA
- a CDS encoding FecCD family ABC transporter permease encodes MTRTGSPRGLLLLGLGLLGALTLSLAVGSRSLAPGTVLDVLLHPDGSDASTIVHSLRLPRTVLAATVGLCLGIAGALMQGHTRNPLADPGLLGVSAGAAFAVVLGIFLFGVTSLAGYAWFSLAGAGLAAAAVFAIGSTRGGPDPVSLVLAGTAVSALLVALTQSVVLRDVDTLDDYRFWAVGSASGRDLAVFWQVLPFALAGLLLAAISTPGLNLLQLGDDVAASLGMHPLRHKVLGIGAVMLLTGAATAACGPIAFVGLVVPHVARRLAGVDYRWIVPYAGLVGALVLTLADVLGRLVVRPGELQVGIVMALAGGPLFVLLVRRARLVAL; translated from the coding sequence ATGACTCGCACCGGCTCGCCCCGCGGCCTGCTGCTGCTCGGCCTCGGCCTCCTCGGCGCACTGACGCTCAGCCTCGCGGTGGGCAGCCGGAGCCTCGCGCCCGGCACCGTGCTCGACGTGCTGCTCCACCCGGACGGCTCGGACGCGTCCACGATCGTGCACTCGCTGCGGCTCCCCCGCACGGTGCTCGCGGCCACGGTCGGCCTCTGCCTCGGCATCGCCGGCGCCCTCATGCAGGGCCACACCCGCAACCCGCTCGCCGACCCGGGGCTCCTGGGCGTGAGCGCCGGCGCGGCCTTCGCGGTCGTGCTCGGCATCTTCCTCTTCGGCGTCACGTCGCTCGCGGGGTACGCCTGGTTCTCGCTCGCCGGTGCCGGTCTCGCCGCCGCGGCCGTCTTCGCAATCGGCTCCACGCGCGGCGGGCCCGACCCAGTCTCGCTGGTGCTGGCGGGTACGGCGGTGAGCGCCCTGCTCGTCGCGCTCACCCAGTCGGTGGTGCTGCGCGACGTCGACACGCTGGACGACTACCGCTTCTGGGCGGTCGGCTCCGCCTCCGGGCGCGACCTCGCGGTGTTCTGGCAGGTGCTCCCGTTCGCGCTCGCCGGGCTGCTCCTCGCCGCGATCAGCACGCCCGGCCTCAACCTGCTCCAGCTCGGCGACGACGTGGCCGCCTCGCTGGGGATGCACCCGCTGCGGCACAAGGTCCTCGGCATCGGCGCCGTGATGCTGCTGACCGGTGCGGCGACCGCCGCGTGCGGCCCGATCGCGTTCGTCGGCCTGGTGGTGCCGCACGTGGCCCGGCGCCTGGCGGGCGTCGACTACCGCTGGATCGTGCCCTACGCCGGGCTGGTCGGCGCGCTCGTCCTGACCCTCGCGGATGTCCTCGGCCGGCTGGTCGTCCGCCCGGGCGAGCTGCAGGTCGGGATCGTGATGGCGCTGGCGGGCGGGCCGCTGTTCGTGCTGCTGGTCCGCCGCGCCCGGCTGGTGGCGCTGTGA
- a CDS encoding ABC transporter ATP-binding protein, whose translation MTPLQPTLASRLRADAVTVGYGGRPVVRDLSLDLPDGRVTSIIGPNGCGKSTLLRTLARLLTPTSGRVVLDGDDIRGVRTRDIARRLALLPQTPVAPEGLLVRDLVGRGRHPHQRWFSQWSPEDEDVVEAALRLTDTAELRDRPLDQLSGGQRQRAWIAMTLAQDTDLLLLDEPTTYLDLAHQVEVLDLVTRLNRERGRTVAMVLHDLNLAARYSDVVVVMRDGVLVAHGTPGEVLTSDLLAQVFGLDADVLDDPRTGLPIVVPRSSAAPRQTTGAKR comes from the coding sequence ATGACGCCCCTCCAGCCCACCCTCGCCTCGAGGCTCCGCGCCGACGCCGTCACGGTGGGGTACGGCGGCCGCCCGGTCGTCCGCGACCTCTCCCTCGACCTGCCCGACGGCCGCGTCACCTCGATCATCGGGCCGAACGGCTGCGGGAAGTCCACGCTGCTGCGGACCCTGGCCCGGCTGCTGACGCCGACCTCGGGGCGGGTCGTGCTCGACGGGGACGACATCCGCGGCGTGCGGACCCGCGACATCGCCCGGCGCCTGGCACTGCTGCCCCAGACGCCGGTCGCGCCCGAGGGCCTGCTGGTGCGCGACCTGGTCGGTCGTGGCCGGCACCCGCACCAGCGCTGGTTCAGCCAGTGGTCGCCGGAGGACGAGGACGTCGTCGAGGCGGCGCTGCGGCTCACCGACACCGCCGAGCTCCGGGACCGACCGCTCGACCAGCTCTCCGGTGGCCAGCGGCAGCGCGCCTGGATCGCGATGACGCTGGCGCAGGACACCGACCTGCTGCTGCTCGACGAGCCCACGACGTACCTCGACCTCGCCCACCAGGTGGAGGTCCTCGACCTCGTCACCCGGCTCAACCGCGAGCGCGGACGGACCGTGGCGATGGTGCTGCACGACCTGAACCTGGCGGCGCGCTACAGCGACGTGGTCGTGGTGATGCGCGACGGCGTGCTGGTCGCCCACGGCACGCCCGGTGAGGTGCTCACGAGCGACCTGTTGGCCCAGGTGTTCGGCCTGGACGCCGACGTGCTGGACGATCCGCGCACCGGGCTGCCCATCGTGGTCCCGAGGTCGTCGGCGGCACCGCGCCAGACGACCGGGGCAAAGCGCTGA